Proteins from a genomic interval of Peromyscus leucopus breed LL Stock chromosome 12, UCI_PerLeu_2.1, whole genome shotgun sequence:
- the Ccdc188 gene encoding coiled-coil domain-containing protein 188 isoform X1, translated as MEGPNPLGPCGHSHPQCPPAPVSSSHGGCLDQPCQGYVRWPCLVPHQSTQSLESSRPFPAPGTGGGGPRVGGEAAGMFLSSEEAEMPRQRAREPAGSRQEAEAEVEWGWPLHAGHEQVPPRPAASPTSGPRPCPCPTMPPGGGAAASPRTAPTKLQSRGTLGSAEQSFLQLEQENYSLKRQNQDLRDQLGALLGPGQQFLPLCAEHSSCTALAWVRGSAQPWTPAAAPRAVHSLGHDLGAFPSPESACTRPLEDRAPVQLPPPPRQELCRGQESFVRQSQSELQQIRLSFERKKMAITEVWDGVAEVHMALNNQATGLLNLKKDIRGVLDQMEDIQLEILGERAHCRTQARKQQQISCMEKDRPQLGCPEGLKSQLWLLALRLLLGALLACTAAYVYVVDPAPFEGLVPPLLSRAAVWKLRALLGPFLRLEVDDFLPF; from the exons ATGGAGGGGCCGAACCCCCTGGGGCCCTGCGGACACTCTCATCCCCAGTGTCCCCCAGCCCCCGTTTCGAGCAGTCACGGAGGATGCCTGGATCAGCCCTGTCAGGGATATGTAAGGTGGCCCTGTCTGGTCCCCCATCAGTCCACTCAGTCATTAGAGTCTTCCAGACCTTTCCCTGCTCcagggactgggggtggggggcccagagtgggaggagaggcagCGGGGATGTTTCTGTCAAGTGAAGAAGCAGAGATGCCGAGGCAGAGAGCTCGAGAGCCAGCAGGGTCCAGACAAGAAGCGGAGGCCGAGGTAGAGTGGGGCTGGCCCCTGCATGCAGGGCATGAACAGGTGCCACCTAGGCCGGCAGCATCCCCCACCTCAGGACCCAGGCCCTGCCCATGCCCAACCATGCCTCCCGGAGGAGGGGCCGCAGCCTCACCCAGGACAGCTCCCACGAAGCTCCAGAGCCGGGGGACACTGGGATCTGCAGAGCAATCCTTTCTACAGCTGGAGCAGGAGAACTACAGCCTG AAAAGACAAAACCAGGACCTGCGGGACCAGCTGGGGGCCCTCCTGGGGCCAGGGCAgcagttcctgcctctgtgtgCCGAGCACTCAAGCTGCACAGCCCTGGCCTGGGTAAGAGGGAGTGCGCAGCCCTGGACCCCGGCAGCAGCGCCTCGAGCTGTCCACAGCCTTGGGCATGACCTGGGGGCTTTCCCGTCCCCTGAGTCTGCCTGCACCCGGCCCCTGGAAGACAGGGCACCTGtgcagctgccgccgccgccacggcAGGAGCTCTGCCGGGGGCAAGAGTCCTTTGTGCGGCAGTCCCAG AGTGAGCTGCAGCAGATCCGACTGTCCTTTGAGAGGAAGAAGATGGCCATTACTGAG GTGTGGGACGGTGTGGCTGAGGTACACATGGCTCTGAACAACCAGGCCACCGGGCTCCTG AACCTCAAGAAGGATATCCGGGGTGTGCTAGATCAGATGGAAGACATTCAGCTGGAGATTCTGGG GGAGAGGGCCCACTGCCGCACTCAGGCTAGGAAGCAGCAGCAGATATCATGCATGGAG AAAGACAGGCCACAGCTGGGATGTCCCGAGGGCCTGAAGAGCCAGCTCTG GCTGCTGGCCTTGAGGCTGCTGCTGGgtgctcttctggcctgcacagcgGCCTACGTGTACGTGGTGGACCCCGCACCCTTCGAGGGGCTGGTGCCACCCCTGCTGAGCCGAGCCGCCGTCTGGAAGCTCAGGGCCCTACTGGGTCCCTTCTTGCGCCTCGAGGTGGACGACTTCCTGCCTTTCTAG
- the Ccdc188 gene encoding coiled-coil domain-containing protein 188 isoform X2 yields MEGPNPLGPCGHSHPQCPPAPVSSSHGGCLDQPCQGYVRWPCLVPHQSTQSLESSRPFPAPGTGGGGPRVGGEAAGMFLSSEEAEMPRQRAREPAGSRQEAEAEVEWGWPLHAGHEQVPPRPAASPTSGPRPCPCPTMPPGGGAAASPRTAPTKLQSRGTLGSAEQSFLQLEQENYSLKRQNQDLRDQLGALLGPGQQFLPLCAEHSSCTALAWSELQQIRLSFERKKMAITEVWDGVAEVHMALNNQATGLLNLKKDIRGVLDQMEDIQLEILGERAHCRTQARKQQQISCMEKDRPQLGCPEGLKSQLWLLALRLLLGALLACTAAYVYVVDPAPFEGLVPPLLSRAAVWKLRALLGPFLRLEVDDFLPF; encoded by the exons ATGGAGGGGCCGAACCCCCTGGGGCCCTGCGGACACTCTCATCCCCAGTGTCCCCCAGCCCCCGTTTCGAGCAGTCACGGAGGATGCCTGGATCAGCCCTGTCAGGGATATGTAAGGTGGCCCTGTCTGGTCCCCCATCAGTCCACTCAGTCATTAGAGTCTTCCAGACCTTTCCCTGCTCcagggactgggggtggggggcccagagtgggaggagaggcagCGGGGATGTTTCTGTCAAGTGAAGAAGCAGAGATGCCGAGGCAGAGAGCTCGAGAGCCAGCAGGGTCCAGACAAGAAGCGGAGGCCGAGGTAGAGTGGGGCTGGCCCCTGCATGCAGGGCATGAACAGGTGCCACCTAGGCCGGCAGCATCCCCCACCTCAGGACCCAGGCCCTGCCCATGCCCAACCATGCCTCCCGGAGGAGGGGCCGCAGCCTCACCCAGGACAGCTCCCACGAAGCTCCAGAGCCGGGGGACACTGGGATCTGCAGAGCAATCCTTTCTACAGCTGGAGCAGGAGAACTACAGCCTG AAAAGACAAAACCAGGACCTGCGGGACCAGCTGGGGGCCCTCCTGGGGCCAGGGCAgcagttcctgcctctgtgtgCCGAGCACTCAAGCTGCACAGCCCTGGCCTGG AGTGAGCTGCAGCAGATCCGACTGTCCTTTGAGAGGAAGAAGATGGCCATTACTGAG GTGTGGGACGGTGTGGCTGAGGTACACATGGCTCTGAACAACCAGGCCACCGGGCTCCTG AACCTCAAGAAGGATATCCGGGGTGTGCTAGATCAGATGGAAGACATTCAGCTGGAGATTCTGGG GGAGAGGGCCCACTGCCGCACTCAGGCTAGGAAGCAGCAGCAGATATCATGCATGGAG AAAGACAGGCCACAGCTGGGATGTCCCGAGGGCCTGAAGAGCCAGCTCTG GCTGCTGGCCTTGAGGCTGCTGCTGGgtgctcttctggcctgcacagcgGCCTACGTGTACGTGGTGGACCCCGCACCCTTCGAGGGGCTGGTGCCACCCCTGCTGAGCCGAGCCGCCGTCTGGAAGCTCAGGGCCCTACTGGGTCCCTTCTTGCGCCTCGAGGTGGACGACTTCCTGCCTTTCTAG